CGCGATCACGCAGCAAGCGGTGTCCAAACGCATCGCGGCGCTGGAGAAACAGCTGGGGGTGCGGCTTTTCGGGCGTACCGCGCGCGGCGCGGAGCTCACGGTGGAGGGTCGGGCGTTCCTGCCGCACGCGCGCGAATTGATGCGGGTGGCCGGACAGGCCGAGGCGTCGGTGCGGCCGAACCGGCGTGGCTTGCGGGTCGATGTCGTCGCGCGCCGCATAGTCACCGCCACCCTGCTACAGGATTTCCACCGCGCGCATCCGGAGATCGAACTGGACGTGGTCACTCTCGACGGCGATCTCGAGGCGGCGCTGACCGCGGTCGACGCCGGCACCATCGACGCCACCTTTCACGCGGTCCCTCCGCATCGGCGCTTGCCCGCACCGATCCGTACCGCCCGGGTGATCGACGAACCGCACGAACTACTGGTCGGTCCCCGCCATCCCCTCGCCGACGCACCCTTCGTCACGCCGGTCCAGCTGCGCGACCACCGCACGTG
This sequence is a window from Nocardia yunnanensis. Protein-coding genes within it:
- a CDS encoding LysR family transcriptional regulator codes for the protein MDLTGVRTFLAVVEAGQFQEAAAALAITQQAVSKRIAALEKQLGVRLFGRTARGAELTVEGRAFLPHARELMRVAGQAEASVRPNRRGLRVDVVARRIVTATLLQDFHRAHPEIELDVVTLDGDLEAALTAVDAGTIDATFHAVPPHRRLPAPIRTARVIDEPHELLVGPRHPLADAPFVTPVQLRDHRTWIPGLPTGGEAAQYYAELTAAFGFAIDTHALFFAKEAFLEEISASEHLSTLVGAGTRYLWPDRYDLRRIPVRHPSPIYPLSIIWRAGNPHPALTGLRDYLVSRRADLSAADTWLPTWGRTS